A single Flavobacteriales bacterium DNA region contains:
- a CDS encoding EI24 domain-containing protein → MGFLKGFKRGLKAFFDAVSFIFRHRLTHYFIYPFVLSILYWIGGLQIISGIVDSVEIMIAGRLDIEASTVEEGRMSWFWNFWETLKAWYNDGYTVIIAIVVRIAMWGLLLLISKYVLLAILSPVLALLSERTEEIVTGKTYPFDLKQLIKDALRGSLVALRNFFAEMSLLLVLWIITLFLPFLAPFSAIFSLLIGAFYYGFSMIDYVNERKKMSLKEGFSYIRGRRGESIALGLGIAFGMTLPLLGFIIASFTAIIGAVAAVLAEFEGHEAQRELNYRSTVERIDP, encoded by the coding sequence ATGGGATTTCTCAAGGGTTTCAAACGCGGTCTCAAGGCATTCTTCGATGCGGTCAGTTTCATCTTCCGCCATCGATTGACCCATTATTTCATCTACCCTTTCGTGCTCAGTATCCTGTATTGGATCGGGGGACTCCAGATCATCTCCGGTATTGTGGATTCTGTGGAGATAATGATCGCAGGCCGATTGGATATCGAAGCATCAACTGTGGAAGAAGGTCGAATGAGCTGGTTCTGGAATTTCTGGGAAACGCTCAAGGCCTGGTACAATGACGGCTACACGGTGATCATCGCCATCGTAGTGCGCATCGCCATGTGGGGGCTGCTGCTCTTGATCAGCAAGTATGTACTACTGGCCATTCTCTCACCCGTGCTTGCTCTACTCTCTGAGCGTACCGAGGAGATAGTTACCGGGAAGACCTACCCCTTCGACCTGAAACAATTGATCAAGGATGCCTTGCGAGGAAGTCTGGTCGCCTTACGCAATTTCTTTGCGGAGATGAGCCTGCTTCTTGTGCTTTGGATCATCACGCTCTTCCTTCCTTTCCTGGCCCCATTCTCCGCCATCTTCTCTTTGCTGATAGGTGCTTTCTACTACGGCTTCTCGATGATCGACTATGTCAATGAGCGTAAGAAGATGAGTCTCAAAGAAGGATTCAGCTATATACGTGGAAGACGCGGAGAGAGTATCGCACTCGGATTGGGAATCGCCTTCGGAATGACCCTGCCCTTGCTTGGCTTCATTATTGCTTCATTCACTGCGATCATCGGAGCAGTAGCGGCCGTCCTGGCCGAGTTCGAAGGTCATGAAGCACAGCGTGAATTGAATTATCGGAGCACTGTAGAACGAATCGACCCATGA
- the purB gene encoding adenylosuccinate lyase, translated as MENSPLSAISPVDGRYSSKTTELGPYFSEHALIRYRTQVEVAYFKRLCQIPLPQLADVPADALERIQARMDAFSMEDALQVKKTEKTTNHDVKAVEYLLKSWMDEEGLSDYKEFVHFGLTSQDINNTSIPMSIKDAMLEVYLPKVEDILRILDGLVDEWSDVAMLARTHGQAASPTRLGKEMQVFTERIRVQLDLLKTIPYSAKFGGATGNFNAHHVAYPDVDWPAFADAFCADDLGVSRSRTTTQVEHYDNLAALMDNLSRIHVILLDLCRDMWTYVSMDYFKQRIVAGEVGSSAMPHKVNPIDFENAEGNLGIANALFGHLSAKLPISRLQRDLTDSTAMRNLGMPFAHGLIALKSIERGLGKLLLNREKLAEDLENNWAVVAEAIQTILRRENYPEPYEALKALTRTNSVMNQDSMHEFIDGLEVSDSVKSELKSIRPENYTGV; from the coding sequence ATGGAGAATTCACCGCTCAGTGCTATCAGTCCGGTCGATGGACGCTACAGCAGCAAGACGACCGAACTCGGTCCCTATTTCTCAGAACACGCTCTCATCAGATACCGCACACAGGTAGAGGTAGCTTATTTCAAACGCTTGTGTCAGATACCCTTGCCTCAATTGGCCGATGTACCTGCTGATGCCTTGGAGCGCATACAGGCACGTATGGATGCCTTCTCCATGGAGGATGCACTACAGGTCAAGAAGACGGAAAAGACCACCAATCACGATGTAAAAGCGGTAGAATACCTACTCAAATCATGGATGGATGAAGAAGGTCTATCGGATTACAAGGAATTCGTGCATTTCGGACTGACCTCTCAGGACATCAACAATACCTCCATCCCCATGAGTATCAAGGATGCCATGCTGGAGGTCTACCTCCCCAAGGTGGAGGATATCCTCCGTATACTGGATGGTCTGGTAGATGAATGGAGTGATGTGGCCATGCTCGCACGTACTCATGGCCAAGCGGCTTCTCCCACGCGTCTGGGTAAGGAGATGCAGGTCTTTACAGAGCGCATCCGTGTGCAACTCGACCTGCTGAAGACCATCCCTTACTCGGCCAAATTCGGTGGTGCTACTGGAAATTTCAACGCCCATCATGTGGCATACCCCGATGTGGATTGGCCGGCCTTTGCAGATGCCTTCTGTGCTGATGACCTGGGCGTATCCCGCTCCCGTACTACCACGCAGGTGGAGCATTACGATAATCTAGCGGCACTGATGGACAATTTGTCCCGCATCCATGTCATCCTGCTCGATCTATGCCGCGACATGTGGACCTATGTCTCGATGGATTATTTCAAGCAGAGGATCGTGGCCGGAGAAGTTGGGTCCAGTGCGATGCCGCACAAGGTCAATCCCATCGACTTTGAGAATGCGGAGGGAAATCTGGGTATCGCCAATGCCCTCTTTGGACATTTATCCGCAAAATTGCCCATCTCACGGCTGCAGCGCGACCTCACTGATAGCACGGCCATGCGGAATCTCGGAATGCCTTTCGCCCATGGACTGATCGCATTGAAGAGCATCGAGAGGGGGCTGGGTAAACTCCTCCTCAATCGCGAGAAGTTGGCCGAAGACCTCGAGAACAACTGGGCGGTGGTGGCAGAGGCCATACAGACCATCCTGCGTAGGGAGAACTACCCCGAGCCCTACGAGGCGCTCAAGGCCCTGACCCGCACCAACAGCGTGATGAACCAAGACAGCATGCATGAATTCATA